One Euphorbia lathyris chromosome 1, ddEupLath1.1, whole genome shotgun sequence DNA segment encodes these proteins:
- the LOC136230979 gene encoding uncharacterized protein, whose translation MGNCQAIDAATLVIQHPNGKADKLYSPVNAAEIMKTNPGHYVALLLSTTLYPNPQCPNKTTTTSSTASTTANNSLRITRIKLLRPTDTLVLGHVYRLITTQEVTKGLCAKKQAKQNKKQPESRERIKESSEVDLNVKRSQLHRNRGRTSTWQPSLNSISEGGGGSGS comes from the exons atGGGGAATTGCCAAGCAATAGATGCAGCAACTCTAGTCATACAACACCCTAACGGAAAAGCAGACAAGTTATATTCCCCTGTAAATGCCGCTGAAATTATGAAAACCAACCCCGGTCATTATGTCGCCCTTCTCCTCTCCACCACTTTATATCCTAATCCCCAATGTCCCAACAAaaccaccaccacctcctccaCCGCCTCCACCACCGCCAACAACTCTCTCCGGATTACCAGAATTAAACTTCTCCGCCCTACAGATACTCTTGTCCTTGGCCATGTTTACAGACTCATCACCACTCAAG aggtTACGAAAGGTTTGTGCGCGAAAAAGCAAGCAAAACAGAACAAAAAGCAGCCGGAATCAAGGGAGAGGATTAAAGAGAGTTCAGAGGTGGATTTAAATGTAAAAAGATCTCAACTTCATAGGAACAGAGGAAGAACATCAACATGGCAACCTTCACTTAACAGCATCTCAGAGGGCGGGGGTGGCAGTGGCAGCTAA
- the LOC136230970 gene encoding LIM domain-containing protein WLIM1-like gives MASFAGTTQKCKACEKTVYLVDQLTADNKVYHKACFRCHHCKGTLKLSNYSSFEGVLYCKPHFDQLFKRTGSLDKSFEGTPKTVRVDRSADQVQTNSKVSSMFAGTQDKCVACKKTVYPIEKVAVDGTSYHKACFRCTHGGCVISPSNYVAHEHRLYCRHHHNQLFKQKGNFSQLDNHEHVKPVTETVSTE, from the exons ATGGCATCATTTGCAGGGACAACCCAGAAGTGTAAGGCATGTGAAAAGACTGTTTATTTAGTGGATCAACTCACTGCTGATAACAAAGTCTATCACAAAGCTTGTTTCAGATGCCATCACTGTAAGGGTACCCTTAAG CTGAGTAATTACTCATCCTTTGAAGGAGTGTTATATTGCAAGCCTCACTTTGATCAGCTGTTTAAGAGGACCGGAAGCTTGGATAAAAGTTTCGAAG GCACTCCAAAAACTGTTAGAGTTGATAGATCTGCAGATCAG GTCCAAACCAACAGCAAAGTTTCAAGCATGTTTGCTGGAACTCAGGACAAATGTGTTGCTTGCAAGAAGACTGTTTACCCAATTGAAAAG GTGGCAGTGGATGGCACGTCTTACCACAAAGCCTGTTTCAGATGCACACATGGAGGATGTGTAATCAGCCCGTCGAACTATGTAGCACACGAGCATCGTCTGTATTGCAGGCACCATCATAACCAACTGTTCAAGCAGAAAGGGAACTTCAGCCAGCTTGACAACCATGAACATGTTAAGCCTGTCACTGAGACTGTATCAACTGAGTGA